The DNA region TGCTGGCAGCCAGCAATGAAGCGGCGAGAGCGGTGACGAAAAGTTTGAGTCGCATGGCGTGGGTAAAGGAGATGCACGCAAAGCGAGAACAGGGCCGTAGAGCTGACTAAAACGGTGCCGCGGGACGGATTGAGAAATTGGATGCGGAGCGCCGGAGGAGTTGAGGGAAAGTGAAGCGGGAAGGCGGATGCGGGCGGGGTAGCGCGTTGTTGGGGGTGCGCCACGGTTTTGCGCGACGGGGGGCGTCACGCCTCCATCGGAAGACGATGCATGGGAGGCGTGGATCAGAGTTTGGGGCCGAGGGGCGGGACGGTCGGGGGTGGGCGACGGTAGTGCGTGGCCTGTTCGTAAGCGTAGGCGTAGCCGATAATTTTGGCGTCGTCCCAGGCGCGGCCGACGATCTGGAGGCCGACGGGAAGTCCTTCGCCGAGGTAGCCGTTGGGGACGGAGAGGCCGGGCCATTGGAGGGTGCTGGCGACGAAGGTGAGGCTCGCGCCGAGGCCGGTGACGCCGCCTTTGGGATTGGGCTCGCTGGTCATGATCTGGGTGTTGCGGTCGCCGTTGATGACAGGGAGTTGTGCCCAGACGGGGAATACAAGGGCGTCGATGCGCTGGGCGTCCATGGCTTTGGTGAAAGCGGCGCGGTAGGCGTTTTCGGTGGCGAGGCCTTTGATGGTGTCGGGATCGCTTTCGAAGGGACCGGAAGCGGCGACGGATTCGAGGCGGGCCTGGTGAAGCGGGTGGGCGAGCTTGGAATCTGCGATGGCTTGAACGGAGGCGTACGGGACGCCGGGGTGGCGGGCGAACCACTTGGCGAAATCGTCTTTCAGGCGCGCGGGTGTTTGCGGAGCGCGGGGGAGTGTGTCGAGTTCGGGCACGGTGAAGGTGTCGATGATCTCTGCGCCGGCGGCTTTTAGCTCGGCGATGGTTTTCTCGAAGTTGGCGATGATGCGCGGATCGGTGACGGCGGGCTTGAAGGCCTGACGGAGAACACCGAGACGCGCGCCTTTGAGTGCGTCTTTTTTGAGAGAAGCGGAGAAGCGGGAAGGAAAGGGACTCGGAGCAGCGATGCCGTGCGGAGGAGTTTTTGTAGCGAAGTCGTCGGGATCGGGACCGGCGATGGCTTCGAGCGTGAGCGCGAGATCGGTGACGGTGCGGGCCATGGGGCCGGCGGTATCGCGGAGGCCAGAGTTGGGTGTGACGCCGCTGCGCGAGACGAGGCCAACGGTGGGACGGAGCCCGACGAGGGCGTTGTGGGCGGCGGGCATGCGGACGGAGCCGCCGGTGTCGGTGCCGATGCCGACCATGGCGAAGTTGGCGGCGATGGAGTTGCCGGTGCCGCCGGAAGAGCCGCCGGTGGCGTAGGCGGTGTTGTAGGGATTGCGCGCGTAGCCACCGAGGACGGAGTTGATGTTGTCGCCACCGCCGAAGGTGAATTCGGAGAGGGAGTTTTTGCCGAGGATGATGGCGCCGGAGGCTTTGAGTTTCGCGACGAGCGGGGCGTCGGCGGGCGGGATGTAATTTTTCCAGCCCTGGAAGCCGGAGGTCATCGGCATACCCGCGGCGTCGATACAGTCTTTGACGAGGACGGGGATGCCGTGGAGCGGGCCGGAGAGTTTGCCGGTGGAGCGGAAGGAGGCGTCGAGTTTATCGGCTTCGGCGAGGGCGAGTTTGTTGAGGTTGATGATGGAGTTGAGGTGCGGGCCGCGCTGATCGTAGGCGTCGATGCGGGCGAGGTAGGCGGTGACGACTTCGCGGACGGTGAGGCGGCCGGTCGAGTAGGCGGCGTGGAGATCGGCGACGGTGGCCTCTTCGATGGAAAGAGCGCGCACGAGCGGTGTCGCGAGGAGCAGCAAGGCGACTGTGGCCAAGCGGCGGAAGGTGGATGACATGTGAGAGATGTTTTTTATTTTCCGGATTTTTTATCCGGCGTTCGGATGCGGTGAGTGAGGGCGATGCGTTTCGATCAGAGTTTATCGCTGGGTAGGGCTGGCGTGGTTTTCGGGAGCACGATGGCTTTGGTCGCTTGCTCGAAGTCGTAGCCGTAACCGAGGAGTTTGGCCTCGCTGAAAGCGGGGCCGAAGAAGGAGAGCGTCACGGGGAGGCCGTCTTTGGTCATGCCTGCGGGGACGATCAGGTCGGGAAATCCGGTGAGGTTGGCGATGCTGGTGGCAGAGTCGGTCGTACCGGTTGGCGCGGGCG from Nibricoccus aquaticus includes:
- a CDS encoding amidase gives rise to the protein MSSTFRRLATVALLLLATPLVRALSIEEATVADLHAAYSTGRLTVREVVTAYLARIDAYDQRGPHLNSIINLNKLALAEADKLDASFRSTGKLSGPLHGIPVLVKDCIDAAGMPMTSGFQGWKNYIPPADAPLVAKLKASGAIILGKNSLSEFTFGGGDNINSVLGGYARNPYNTAYATGGSSGGTGNSIAANFAMVGIGTDTGGSVRMPAAHNALVGLRPTVGLVSRSGVTPNSGLRDTAGPMARTVTDLALTLEAIAGPDPDDFATKTPPHGIAAPSPFPSRFSASLKKDALKGARLGVLRQAFKPAVTDPRIIANFEKTIAELKAAGAEIIDTFTVPELDTLPRAPQTPARLKDDFAKWFARHPGVPYASVQAIADSKLAHPLHQARLESVAASGPFESDPDTIKGLATENAYRAAFTKAMDAQRIDALVFPVWAQLPVINGDRNTQIMTSEPNPKGGVTGLGASLTFVASTLQWPGLSVPNGYLGEGLPVGLQIVGRAWDDAKIIGYAYAYEQATHYRRPPPTVPPLGPKL